From a region of the Helianthus annuus cultivar XRQ/B chromosome 5, HanXRQr2.0-SUNRISE, whole genome shotgun sequence genome:
- the LOC110941558 gene encoding uncharacterized protein LOC110941558: MESPQSVVSPFKASSLYPEPENRNLNLFTKNPNPTTKKPEPELVLGVLQVHIHQARDIQNICIYHKQDVYAKICITSNPEKSVTTQTINGGGQNPVFNETLQINVPTIDSSLKCEIYMLSRVRNYLEDQLLGFALIPLSEILIKNGKLENEFTLSSTDLFHSPSGFVHLSLSYTGASPDVIAISPPPAGERVATESELAEFDKIEFPDPKIANENHMMVSEYYGLSSESLVSSDTDDQTEPHIVEQTVEVPKPESPPTSVSTNESQCASQEYDSPLKEKENPAKNGDLESENLVKKPIVTINTDFDQKVVQQDFVDLYMKSMQQFTESLAKMKLPLDVVEKEGPDSGKSGSDQKIQTPNGSQGRVFYGSRAFF; the protein is encoded by the coding sequence ATGGAATCTCCACAATCTGTTGTGTCACCATTCAAGGCCTCATCTCTCTATCCTGAACCCGAAAACCGGAACCTCAATCTTTTCACGAAAAACCCGAACCCCACAACGAAAAAACCCGAGCCCGAATTAGTTCTTGGTGTTCTTCAGGTTCATATTCACCAAGCTAGAGACATTCAAAACATATGCATATACCACAAGCAAGATGTTTATGCCAAAATTTGCATCACAAGCAACCCTGAAAAGTCAGTCACCACTCAAACCATCAATGGTGGTGGTCAAAATCCGGTTTTTAACGAAACCCTTCAAATCAATGTTCCGACGATTGATTCTTCACTTAAGTGTGAAATATACATGTTGAGCAGGGTGAGGAATTATCTTGAAGATCAACTGTTAGGGTTTGCTTTGATCCCTTTGTCCGAAATCCTGATAAAAAACGGAAAGTTAGAAAACGAGTTCACTTTATCTTCCACTGATCTTTTCCACTCGCCGTCCGGTTTTGTTCACTTGTCGTTATCGTACACCGGAGCCTCCCCTGACGTAATCGCGATCTCACCGCCACCTGCGGGTGAACGAGTTGCCACCGAGTCGGAACTAGCTGAATTCGACAAGATTGAGTTCCCGGATCCCAAGATTGCGAACGAAAACCATATGATGGTGAGCGAGTACTATGGTCTTAGCTCGGAGAGTTTAGTCTCATCCGACACCGATGATCAAACCGAACCACACATTGTGGAACAAACGGTTGAAGTTCCAAAACCCGAGTCCCCACCTACAAGTGTGTCAACTAATGAATCTCAATGTGCGAGTCAAGAATACGATTCGCCTctgaaagaaaaggaaaaccCCGCGAAGAACGGTGATCTTGAAAGTGAGAATCTGGTGAAGAAGCCGATTGTGACGATCAACACCGATTTTGATCAGAAAGTGGTGCAGCAGGACTTTGTGGATCTGTACATGAAGAGTATGCAACAGTTTACTGAATCGTTGGCGAAGATGAAACTCCCGTTGGATGTGGTGGAGAAAGAGGGGCCGGATTCTGGGAAGTCGGGTTCGGACCAGAAGATTCAGACGCCCAATGGGTCGCAGGGTCGGGTGTTTTATGGGAGTCGGGCTTTCTTTTAA